One region of Danio aesculapii chromosome 7, fDanAes4.1, whole genome shotgun sequence genomic DNA includes:
- the orc6 gene encoding origin recognition complex subunit 6 — MDKELFRKLASKIGITSIKVLSQAEEYVRLSQVKCVGLSSATVTSKAVICLELAATSMKSPLDKEYAIKLSGLSPSVYSSNLKAMECMLGLQSNLGLRDLAVQFGCLEAVKVASQILQRYETSLPAAQQQDLDLTKPLFTTAALYAACKCMKIKTDRKLASSSGAKKGIFDRLCAQFQKFGQEIRNEASSLEKPVKGTQKRQKTLTEMLEMEDDEKPLTSPKRERVEQTEEEETHNYEEWKRKILENALKAKAVDS, encoded by the exons ATGGATAAAGAGTTGTTTCGTAAGCTTGCTTCGAAGATTGGGATAACATCGATTAAAGTGTTGAG TCAAGCAGAGGAGTACGTGCGATTATCCCAAGTGAAATGTGTCGGCTTGAGTTCTGCGACTGTTACCAGCAAAGCTGTTATTTGTCTTGAGTTGGCAGCGACTTCAATGAAATCTCCTCTAGACAAG GAGTATGCCATCAAACTGTCTGGACTAAGTCCTTCGGTCTACTCCAGTAATTTAAAGGCTATGGAGTGCATGCTGGGCCTGCAGTCAAACCTGGGTCTCCGAGATCTTGCAGTCCAGTTCGGGTGTTTAGAAGCAGTTAAAGTGGCCTCTCAGATCCTTCAACG GTATGAGACCAGTTTGCCTGCAGCTCAGCAGCAAGATCTTGACTTGACGAAGCCTCTCTTTACCACAGCAGCTCTGTATGCAGCATGCAA GTGCATGAAAATCAAAACTGACAGGAAATTAGCCTCTTCATCTGGAGCCAAGAAGGGGATCTTTGACCGGCTGTGTGCACAGTTTCAGAAATTTGGACAGGAGATCCGCA ATGAGGCTTCGTCTTTGGAGAAACCAGTCAAAGGCACTCAAAAGAGGCAGAAGACACTCACTGAAATGCTGGAAATGGAAGATG ATGAGAAACCTTTGACGTCCCCCAAGCGAGAGCGGGTTGAGCAGACTGAAGAGGAGGAGACGCACAATTATGAGGAGTGGAAGAGAAAAATCCTGGAAAATGCGTTAAAAGCAAAAGCTGTAGATTCTTGA